The Mesorhizobium sp. M1D.F.Ca.ET.043.01.1.1 genome contains a region encoding:
- a CDS encoding LysR family transcriptional regulator: MALDWDKLRVFHAAAEAGSFTHAAETLHLSQSAISRQVSALEHDVGVALFHRHARGLVLTEQGEMLFRTAHDVLMKLETIKSRLTETKDRPSGVLRVTTTVGLGAGWLTERVQEFIELYPEISLQLILANEELDLTMRQADCAIRLRQPQQPDLIQRRLFTVHFHLYASPSYVAKFGKPASIAELRNHRIVTFGVPVPSHLSELNWLETVGDFEGGQRVPTLQINDILSIKRAVQGGAGIAMLPDYVINKDSNLVQLLPETEVPSFDTYFAYPDAMKNQAKLHVFRDFIIAKARSWSF; this comes from the coding sequence ATGGCGCTGGACTGGGACAAGCTACGCGTGTTTCACGCTGCGGCGGAGGCTGGGTCGTTCACCCATGCCGCCGAGACATTGCATCTGTCGCAATCGGCGATTTCGCGGCAGGTCAGCGCGCTGGAACACGATGTCGGCGTGGCGCTGTTTCATCGCCACGCGCGCGGCCTCGTGCTGACCGAGCAGGGCGAGATGCTGTTCCGCACGGCGCATGACGTGCTGATGAAGTTGGAGACGATCAAGTCGCGGCTGACCGAGACCAAGGATCGCCCCTCCGGCGTGCTGAGGGTGACGACCACGGTGGGCCTGGGCGCCGGTTGGCTGACCGAGCGCGTGCAGGAATTCATCGAGCTCTATCCCGAGATCAGCCTGCAGCTCATCCTCGCCAACGAGGAGCTCGACCTGACCATGCGCCAGGCCGACTGCGCCATTCGCCTCAGGCAACCGCAGCAGCCGGATCTCATCCAGCGCCGGCTGTTCACCGTGCACTTCCATCTCTACGCGTCGCCTTCCTATGTGGCGAAGTTCGGCAAGCCGGCCTCGATCGCCGAGCTCAGGAACCACCGGATCGTCACCTTCGGCGTGCCGGTGCCCTCGCATCTGTCGGAGCTGAACTGGCTGGAGACGGTCGGCGATTTCGAGGGCGGGCAACGGGTGCCGACGCTGCAGATCAACGACATCCTGTCGATCAAGCGCGCGGTCCAGGGCGGCGCCGGCATCGCCATGCTGCCCGACTACGTGATCAACAAGGACTCGAACCTGGTCCAGCTGCTGCCCGAGACCGAGGTGCCGTCCTTCGACACCTATTTCGCCTATCCGGACGCGATGAAGAACCAGGCGAAACTGCACGTCTTCCGTGACTTCATTATCGCCAAGGCCCGTAGCTGGTCTTTCTGA